The following proteins come from a genomic window of Enterobacter chengduensis:
- a CDS encoding ABC transporter substrate-binding protein — translation MSNTFRISLLTATVLFSASALSALPQGYPAEYQKVVDAATKEGKVVIYSTTDIKAAGPLIQGFEKTYPGIKVEYNDMNSTELYNRFISEQASGGVSGDVVWSSSMDTGLKLATDYAMEYKSPEQSQLPKWAVWKDKAYGTTYEPVVFIYNKRLIPAGDVPDSHAALAKLIASQTDKFKNKVTTYDIEKSGLGFMLSVQDHNADPNYFKTLADVAKGGVSVQSSTGTMMERVSSGENLIGFNILGSYAEARAKNDPSLGIAYPKDYTLVLSRVSFISQQSQNGNAAKLWLDYVLSEQGQSILANQADIPSIRNDIEGKNDIDGLTKILGNALKPIPVDETLLEYLQPKKRLEYIKEWRTAAGK, via the coding sequence ATGTCGAACACGTTCCGAATTTCTCTGCTTACCGCTACCGTACTGTTCTCTGCTTCTGCACTGTCTGCCCTGCCGCAGGGCTATCCTGCTGAGTATCAAAAAGTGGTTGATGCCGCCACGAAGGAGGGCAAGGTTGTCATCTATTCCACCACCGACATCAAAGCCGCCGGGCCGCTGATCCAGGGCTTCGAAAAAACCTACCCGGGCATCAAAGTTGAATACAACGATATGAACAGCACCGAGCTGTACAACCGTTTCATCAGCGAACAGGCCTCCGGCGGCGTGAGCGGCGACGTGGTCTGGAGCTCCTCGATGGACACCGGGCTGAAGCTCGCCACCGACTACGCCATGGAGTACAAATCTCCGGAGCAAAGCCAGCTGCCGAAATGGGCGGTCTGGAAAGATAAGGCCTACGGCACCACCTATGAGCCGGTGGTCTTTATCTACAACAAGCGCCTGATCCCGGCCGGCGACGTGCCGGATTCTCACGCCGCGCTGGCGAAGCTAATTGCCAGCCAGACGGACAAATTTAAGAATAAAGTCACCACCTACGACATCGAAAAATCGGGTCTGGGCTTTATGCTTTCGGTGCAGGATCACAACGCCGATCCAAACTACTTCAAGACCCTGGCGGACGTCGCCAAAGGGGGCGTATCGGTGCAGTCGTCGACCGGCACCATGATGGAGCGCGTCTCCTCCGGTGAAAACCTGATCGGTTTTAATATCCTCGGATCCTATGCGGAAGCGCGCGCGAAGAACGATCCGTCACTCGGCATTGCCTATCCGAAAGATTACACCCTGGTGCTGTCGCGCGTGTCGTTCATCAGCCAGCAATCGCAAAACGGCAATGCCGCGAAGCTGTGGCTGGACTATGTGCTGTCTGAACAAGGGCAAAGCATTCTGGCCAATCAGGCGGACATCCCCTCCATTCGTAACGATATCGAAGGCAAGAACGATATCGACGGCCTGACCAAAATCCTCGGCAACGCGCTGAAGCCGATCCCGGTTGATGAAACGCTGCTGGAATACCTGCAGCCGAAAAAACGCCTCGAGTACATCAAAGAGTGGCGTACCGCCGCCGGTAAATAA